In one Sphingobacterium daejeonense genomic region, the following are encoded:
- a CDS encoding ComEC/Rec2 family competence protein, with product MLEIQKINLQQIPFLRIFLFYAFGIVIAFWMTWSEFLLLSSIVTLFLLLCIYIGLLFFKIYNYRDYILFLTIFLLGVLGMANQLPIDIPDLENTRVYQAVVTEIPVRKGEILQTRVELINTLEFRFLKSSNLRLQTTIWDKDLMIMNLEKGDVIVFKGRIQNLPSAYNPKQFDYSSYLKRNGIFYQIFIPSKDFKILSKIPKDAYKFEANIFKIQNFLQSKFKRFISDYSAYQIASAITFGYKADLSAEILEVFSNTGTIHVLSVSGFHVSLMFGLLTWVLKPMDRLPKGRSLRFLFVQIFIWFYALICGLVPAVLRATLMFSIFLIGYWKNKVLFSVNAVFSSAFLLLIYDPFMLFDIGFQLSYLAVLGIILFVPLLKKLYQCENKYLNNILTIVYVSLSAQLTTTTLAMFYFHQFPTYFLISNLILTIPSTLILYFGTFLVVPWTGFNEILGDIVKKLVLSTYDILNYIDSLPFSSIQGIPFSAALTILSYIIILLIFLSIRFQKKWLFMISLSLIMLTTSLVLHSRLINKSFKGLKVYNTKKELTFAIIDAGSVHLYSTYDSISHKALKFAVHPDLKRYTELSKIGFTNLSGNNKNQSLAIQTDMSLYVMNGNNDSVHNSKILFLRNNTDLPNEINSTLTILDGSNSWKHIHQSVSVLESKNRAYYVLKDNFAYVWKNNNHGKN from the coding sequence ATGCTGGAAATTCAAAAGATCAATCTCCAACAGATTCCGTTTTTGAGGATTTTTCTTTTCTATGCTTTTGGAATTGTGATTGCATTTTGGATGACTTGGAGTGAATTCCTATTACTATCATCTATCGTCACATTGTTTCTTCTTTTGTGCATTTACATTGGACTGTTGTTTTTCAAAATATACAATTACAGAGATTATATTTTATTTCTAACCATATTTTTGTTAGGAGTATTGGGCATGGCCAATCAATTGCCCATAGATATTCCAGACCTTGAAAACACAAGGGTTTATCAAGCTGTAGTAACCGAAATTCCAGTAAGAAAAGGAGAGATTTTACAAACTAGAGTAGAATTAATAAACACACTAGAATTTCGATTTTTGAAATCGTCGAACCTTCGATTACAAACAACAATTTGGGATAAAGATTTAATGATTATGAACCTTGAAAAAGGAGATGTCATTGTATTTAAAGGAAGGATTCAAAACTTGCCTTCTGCCTATAATCCCAAGCAATTTGATTATTCGAGCTACTTAAAAAGAAATGGAATATTTTATCAGATATTTATTCCCTCCAAAGATTTTAAGATACTTTCTAAAATACCAAAGGATGCTTATAAATTTGAAGCCAATATTTTTAAGATCCAGAACTTTTTACAGTCAAAGTTTAAGAGGTTTATTAGTGATTATTCAGCGTATCAAATAGCAAGTGCGATAACATTTGGATATAAAGCTGACCTCTCGGCAGAGATCTTGGAGGTATTTTCAAATACCGGGACCATTCATGTATTGAGTGTTTCAGGGTTTCATGTCAGTCTGATGTTCGGTTTATTGACTTGGGTTTTAAAGCCTATGGATAGGCTGCCAAAAGGCCGGTCGTTGAGGTTTTTATTTGTACAGATATTTATTTGGTTTTATGCCTTGATTTGTGGACTTGTCCCTGCAGTGCTAAGAGCGACCTTGATGTTCAGTATTTTCTTAATTGGGTATTGGAAAAATAAAGTTTTATTTTCGGTCAATGCTGTTTTTTCATCCGCATTTCTCCTTTTGATTTATGATCCATTTATGCTATTTGATATAGGCTTTCAATTATCCTATTTAGCTGTTTTAGGAATTATACTCTTTGTACCCCTCCTCAAGAAACTGTATCAATGTGAAAATAAATACCTAAACAACATATTAACCATAGTGTATGTGTCACTATCTGCTCAACTAACTACAACTACTTTAGCTATGTTCTATTTCCACCAATTTCCAACCTACTTTTTGATTTCAAACCTTATTCTTACAATTCCTTCCACCCTAATTCTATACTTTGGTACTTTTTTAGTTGTTCCTTGGACAGGATTTAACGAAATATTGGGAGACATCGTCAAAAAACTAGTTTTATCTACTTATGATATCTTGAATTATATTGATTCTTTGCCTTTTTCAAGTATTCAAGGGATTCCATTCTCCGCAGCACTTACCATATTATCTTATATAATTATTTTGCTGATATTTCTTTCGATTAGATTTCAGAAGAAATGGTTATTTATGATCAGTTTGTCTTTGATTATGTTAACGACCAGTTTAGTATTGCATTCCAGGTTAATAAATAAATCCTTTAAAGGATTAAAAGTATACAATACGAAAAAAGAATTGACATTTGCCATTATCGATGCAGGATCAGTCCATCTTTACAGTACCTACGATTCAATTTCCCACAAAGCATTAAAATTTGCTGTACATCCGGATCTCAAAAGATATACCGAGCTCTCCAAAATAGGATTTACTAATTTAAGTGGTAATAATAAAAACCAATCTTTAGCTATTCAAACCGATATGAGTTTATATGTAATGAATGGAAATAATGATTCCGTTCATAACTCTAAAATCCTTTTTCTCAGGAATAATACCGACTTGCCAAATGAAATAAATTCAACTTTGACCATCTTAGATGGGTCCAATAGTTGGAAACATATTCATCAGTCAGTGTCTGTTCTAGAGTCCAAAAATCGGGCTTACTACGTATTGAAGGATAATTTTGCGTATGTTTGGAAGAATAACAACCATGGAAAAAACTAG
- a CDS encoding ComEA family DNA-binding protein, producing MGYVLLLPLLSLFTKEVSAQQNNQLEDIIANQVLDESEASNELAEYSEALLDILKKPIDLNKATEQDLNQLIFLSAFQIQQILLHREKVGSFISPLELQVIPGLSLETLDQLLPFVIVKEPFLDQFSIPEVAKKAISTVIVTYGRSLQVPQGYKISDPKRSKYLGTPDKMSVRYRWTYQDRLRMTLNMEKDAGEPFFMEEKIYGFDHISGSLLFNKVGPFSKVIFGDYLLQFGQGLTIWNGAVFGKGASVAHVMQQGLGIRPHTGMMESKYMRGVAGTFLFKKINLTPFISYNRLTATVKEEGPHRNVTSINYSGLHRTPSELRNRRGLGQTTYGLNADYQKRGFVIGTNFISTHFEIPLKLNSREYSKYRFEGHALQNISAYYRFNFYNLLFFGESAHSVGSGFANNHGVIAALGRKFSTSLSYRNYTVDYHSFFAQSFQDQSLLANEKGWHLSFVYHPRRRIEWMNSVDYTQFPWKKFRANQSTFSFQGRTQFSYIWYKKGHLKFRYQYKFFQENFPSKMKRKIGIADVARQQARVAFLYKLKPNFQIGNQVEFKRFEKTAVGRKNGFLIFQDVIWGYPKWKIGGNFRVAYFQADGYESRLYAYERNVLHSFSFPSYFRKGLRIYFNKKIKPVRGLDIWFRYALTHYLGISELGSGLDKIAGNQKSDVRLQLRYSW from the coding sequence GTGGGCTACGTTTTGCTGTTGCCTTTATTGTCATTATTTACAAAAGAGGTATCTGCTCAACAAAATAATCAGCTTGAAGATATAATTGCCAATCAAGTTTTGGATGAATCTGAAGCATCCAATGAGCTTGCAGAATATAGTGAAGCCTTATTAGATATTTTAAAAAAACCTATTGATCTTAACAAAGCGACTGAGCAGGACCTAAACCAATTAATCTTTCTTTCAGCATTTCAGATTCAACAGATTTTATTGCATCGCGAAAAGGTCGGTTCTTTTATTTCGCCTTTGGAGCTTCAGGTGATCCCTGGATTAAGTCTAGAAACTCTCGATCAGCTTTTGCCATTTGTAATCGTTAAAGAACCATTTTTAGATCAATTTTCAATTCCAGAAGTGGCCAAGAAGGCAATCAGTACAGTGATAGTTACTTATGGGAGATCTTTGCAGGTTCCACAGGGCTATAAGATTTCGGATCCAAAAAGATCCAAATATTTAGGTACACCAGATAAGATGAGCGTGCGCTATCGCTGGACATATCAAGATCGTTTGCGGATGACTTTAAATATGGAAAAGGATGCCGGTGAGCCATTTTTTATGGAAGAAAAAATATACGGATTTGATCATATTTCAGGTTCACTTTTATTCAATAAAGTCGGTCCTTTTTCTAAGGTTATTTTTGGGGATTATTTGTTACAATTTGGTCAAGGTTTGACTATATGGAATGGCGCAGTCTTTGGAAAAGGTGCTTCCGTAGCTCATGTTATGCAGCAAGGTTTGGGGATTAGGCCGCATACTGGCATGATGGAGAGCAAATATATGCGAGGAGTTGCTGGTACATTTCTTTTCAAAAAAATTAATCTTACACCATTTATTTCATATAATCGATTAACTGCTACAGTAAAGGAAGAAGGTCCTCATAGAAATGTAACTAGCATCAATTATTCTGGACTTCATCGCACTCCCTCTGAATTGCGTAATCGAAGAGGTTTGGGCCAAACAACCTATGGTCTGAATGCAGATTATCAAAAAAGGGGATTTGTAATAGGTACTAATTTTATTTCTACTCATTTTGAAATTCCTCTGAAACTAAATTCAAGAGAATATAGTAAGTATCGATTTGAAGGCCATGCTCTTCAAAATATTTCAGCTTATTATCGTTTTAATTTTTACAACTTACTGTTTTTTGGTGAATCGGCACATTCGGTAGGTTCTGGTTTTGCAAATAATCATGGGGTAATTGCTGCCTTAGGTAGGAAGTTTTCAACTTCTTTAAGTTATCGAAATTATACGGTTGACTATCACAGTTTTTTTGCTCAGTCCTTTCAAGATCAATCACTCCTTGCCAATGAAAAAGGTTGGCATCTAAGTTTTGTATACCATCCTCGAAGGAGAATTGAATGGATGAATAGCGTAGATTATACTCAATTTCCATGGAAGAAATTTCGTGCAAATCAATCTACTTTCTCTTTTCAGGGAAGGACGCAATTCAGCTATATCTGGTACAAGAAAGGGCATTTGAAGTTCCGTTATCAATATAAGTTCTTTCAGGAGAATTTTCCATCCAAAATGAAACGTAAAATAGGAATTGCGGATGTGGCAAGACAACAAGCTAGAGTAGCTTTTCTGTATAAATTGAAGCCCAACTTTCAGATTGGAAATCAGGTTGAATTTAAGCGTTTCGAAAAAACAGCTGTGGGAAGAAAGAATGGATTTTTAATTTTTCAGGATGTGATATGGGGATATCCGAAATGGAAAATAGGAGGGAATTTTAGGGTAGCCTATTTTCAAGCTGATGGTTATGAATCACGGTTATATGCTTATGAAAGAAATGTTTTGCATTCTTTTTCATTTCCGTCCTATTTCAGGAAAGGATTGAGGATTTATTTTAACAAGAAGATCAAACCTGTTAGGGGATTGGATATCTGGTTTCGCTATGCTCTTACACATTATTTAGGAATTAGTGAGCTTGGTTCTGGTTTGGATAAAATTGCTGGAAATCAAAAATCAGATGTAAGGCTCCAACTTCGATATTCTTGGTGA
- a CDS encoding FG-GAP repeat domain-containing protein yields MRLIIPLLLSLGLSNLAFGQNPKKELPAGPLHFTKMKVSSETYESVGVMDVNNDGHPDLVSGAFWYEGPTFIKRHFIGEVKRVQEYWDDFSNIPMDVNGDGKMDYITGGWFDASLIWMENPGNDGPWKKHVIDQTGNIETTRAYDLDGDGTPEIIPNNPNHPLKYYKLEKDAQGKGTGKFTKVEVAKTQGHGFGFGDINGDKRVDIILNTGWLEGPATANAEWKLHEGFDFGDAGVPILVVDVNNDGLNDLIVGQGHSYGLDWYEQVKDKKGNTTWKKHVIDPYNSQYHTMEWVDIDNDGENELVTGKRYRAHNGGDPGANDPAGVYYFKWNGESFTKNIVAYGSGVDGKGAGIYFAIEDLRKSGRKDIVVAGKDGLYIFFNEGSR; encoded by the coding sequence ATGCGACTAATTATACCTTTATTATTATCCTTGGGATTGTCCAATCTAGCTTTTGGCCAAAACCCTAAAAAAGAACTTCCAGCTGGTCCATTGCACTTCACAAAAATGAAAGTTTCTTCGGAGACCTATGAATCTGTGGGGGTGATGGATGTCAATAATGATGGCCATCCAGACTTGGTTTCTGGTGCTTTCTGGTACGAAGGACCAACTTTTATAAAACGGCATTTTATTGGAGAAGTAAAACGTGTGCAGGAATATTGGGATGATTTTTCAAATATTCCGATGGATGTGAATGGTGATGGAAAGATGGACTACATCACAGGTGGATGGTTTGATGCTTCTCTTATCTGGATGGAAAATCCTGGGAATGATGGCCCATGGAAGAAACATGTAATTGATCAAACCGGTAATATTGAAACTACTCGAGCATATGACCTGGACGGAGATGGCACACCTGAGATTATACCTAACAATCCTAATCATCCATTGAAATATTATAAGCTTGAAAAGGATGCTCAAGGAAAAGGAACAGGAAAATTCACAAAGGTTGAAGTCGCCAAAACGCAGGGTCATGGTTTTGGATTTGGAGATATCAATGGGGACAAACGCGTAGATATAATATTGAATACAGGCTGGTTGGAAGGACCAGCAACGGCAAATGCAGAGTGGAAGCTTCATGAAGGGTTTGATTTTGGAGATGCTGGAGTGCCAATTCTAGTGGTTGATGTAAATAATGATGGTCTAAATGACTTGATCGTGGGGCAAGGACATTCTTATGGATTGGATTGGTATGAACAGGTAAAAGATAAAAAAGGAAATACCACTTGGAAAAAACATGTTATTGATCCATATAATTCACAATACCACACCATGGAATGGGTAGATATCGATAATGATGGCGAGAATGAATTGGTAACCGGAAAACGATATAGAGCACATAATGGAGGTGATCCGGGTGCTAATGATCCTGCGGGAGTTTATTATTTTAAATGGAATGGAGAATCTTTTACTAAAAATATTGTTGCTTATGGATCTGGTGTAGATGGGAAAGGGGCTGGAATTTATTTTGCAATCGAAGATTTAAGGAAGTCTGGTAGGAAGGATATTGTGGTTGCGGGAAAAGATGGACTGTATATATTTTTTAATGAAGGAAGTAGGTAA
- a CDS encoding OmpH family outer membrane protein encodes MNKLLKITLGLVATAAIVSCNQQASTTTEKTTAPATETATAADPIDKIAYVNSDTLSEKYQYFKDIRAKLEAKVKKAQNDLQAKGQAYQREVADYQQKAPTMSASERQATEERLMRRQNELGRLDQNASTSIAQEEQTEFTKVYTSITDHLKKHSEEKGYKLVLTYSKTNPAVLYADPKMDITNEVLTSLNKEYSDKNAAAKK; translated from the coding sequence ATGAATAAACTATTAAAAATTACCCTAGGCCTTGTTGCAACTGCAGCGATCGTATCATGTAACCAACAAGCTAGTACAACAACTGAAAAAACTACAGCACCTGCAACTGAAACTGCAACTGCTGCTGACCCAATTGACAAAATCGCATATGTAAATTCAGATACATTATCTGAAAAATACCAATATTTCAAAGACATCCGTGCTAAACTAGAAGCTAAAGTTAAAAAAGCACAGAATGATCTTCAAGCTAAAGGACAAGCTTATCAACGTGAGGTAGCTGATTACCAACAAAAAGCACCTACTATGAGCGCATCTGAGCGCCAAGCTACTGAAGAACGCTTAATGAGACGCCAAAACGAACTTGGCCGTCTTGATCAAAACGCATCCACTTCTATCGCACAGGAAGAACAAACAGAATTTACTAAGGTATATACATCTATTACAGACCACCTGAAAAAACATTCTGAAGAAAAAGGATACAAATTAGTATTGACATATTCTAAAACTAATCCTGCTGTATTGTACGCAGACCCTAAAATGGATATCACAAATGAAGTTCTTACTTCTTTGAATAAAGAATATAGTGACAAGAATGCTGCAGCTAAAAAATAA
- a CDS encoding CorA family divalent cation transporter, protein MVRQILRKEENGYDWYEILDPTLEDFTELKEKYNLNDASIKDCLEIGHLPKIEEFENYHFLILRSIAENFPENSDTLMDITLRISVFYDEDFIITVHRNEIKLLEELINL, encoded by the coding sequence ATGGTAAGACAAATTCTACGTAAAGAAGAAAACGGTTACGACTGGTACGAAATTCTTGACCCTACTCTGGAGGATTTTACAGAACTTAAGGAAAAATACAACCTAAACGACGCCTCCATAAAAGATTGTCTAGAAATTGGTCACCTACCAAAAATCGAAGAATTTGAAAATTACCACTTCCTGATCTTAAGATCGATTGCAGAAAATTTCCCAGAAAATTCAGATACCCTAATGGATATAACCTTGCGTATCTCGGTTTTCTATGATGAAGACTTTATTATCACAGTCCACCGCAATGAGATCAAACTATTGGAAGAGCTAATAAATCTTTGA